Proteins from a single region of Rhinatrema bivittatum chromosome 13, aRhiBiv1.1, whole genome shotgun sequence:
- the LOC115075254 gene encoding olfactory receptor 1019-like isoform X2: MNIMNQSSMTEFILLGLTNDPELQILLFILFSLVYIITILGNIGMLVVITRDPHLQTAMYFFLRHLSFVDLCYSTVIVPKTLIDFLSERKVISFLGCAVQMFFFVGMGASEGLILALMSYDRYVAICNPLLYTNVMTNKICIHLVTSAYIGGFLNSLIQTASTFSLSFCRSNQITHFFCDIPPLLKLSCSDISLNEILLFVFCGSIQVGTLLIILISYAYILCSILRMRSAEGRHKAFNTCASHFLCVTLFYGTVIFMYMRPSSRYTLNQDRVASVFYTVIIPMLNPMIYSLRNKDVKEALRKVISRKVNIFT; encoded by the coding sequence ATGAACATCATGAATCAGTCCTCAATGACCGAGTTCATTCTGTTAGGACTCACCAATGATCCAGAACTTCAGATTCTGCTCTTCATTCTATTTTCATTGGTTTATATAATAACAATATTAGGTAATATTGGCATGCTTGTAGTCATTACGAGAGACCCTCATCTTCAGACTGCCATGTACTTCTTTCTCAGGCATCTGTCCTTTGTAGATCTCTGTTATTCGACAGTTATTGTGCCTAAAACGCTAATTGATTTCTTGTCAGAGAGGAAAGTCATTTCATTCCTTGGCTGTGCAGTTCAAATGTTTTTCTTTGTGGGAATGGGTGCCTCAGAAGGATTGATTCTTGCCCTTATGTCTTATGATCGCTATGTCGCCATATGCAACCCGCTGCTTTATACAAATGTAATGACAAACAAGATTTGCATTCATTTGGTAACCAGTGCCTACATTGGTGGTTTCCTCAATTCTCTGATACAAACAGCCAGTACCTTCAGTCTGTCCTTCTGCAGATCCAATCAGATCACtcatttcttctgtgacatcCCTCCCCTGTTAAAGCTTTCCTGCTCTGATATTTCGCTGAATGAAATCTTACTGTTTGTCTTTTGTGGCAGTATTCAGGTGGGCACACTCCTGATCATCCTGATCTCTTATGCTTATATTCTCTGCTCCATCCTGAGGATGCGCTCTGCAGAGGGGAGGCATAAGGCCTTCAACACCTGTGCCTCCCACTTTCTCTGTGTGACCTTGTTCTATGGCACTGTGATCTTCATGTATATGAGGCCGAGTTCACGGTACACCCTAAACCAGGACAGGGTGGCATCTGTGTTTTACACGGTCATAATCCCCATGCTAAACCCCATGATCTACAGTCTGAGGAACAAGGATGTAAAAGAAGCCCTGAGGAAAGTCATAAGTAGGAAAGTCAATATTTTTACATGA
- the LOC115075162 gene encoding olfactory receptor 1019-like isoform X1: MDIRNQSSVTEFILLGLTDDPELQILLFILFLLVYIITVVGNLSMLLIITVDPHLQTAMYFFLRHLSFVDLCFSTIIVPQTLINFLSEKKVISFFGCAAQMFFSAGMGGSEALILAIMSYDRYVAICNPLLYTVVMTNKVCICLVTSAYTGGFLNALIHTVSTFSLSFCRSNHITHFFCDLPVLLKLSCSNTLLNEIFLFVFSGSIQVGTLLTILLSYAYILSSILRMRSAEGRLKAFNTCASHFLCVTLFYGTIMFMYMRPSSQYSLDQDRVASVFYMVVIPMLNPLIYSMRNKDVKEALKKLMHWKVNILKSVLPH; this comes from the coding sequence ATGGACATCAGGAATCAGTCTTCAGTGACGGAGTTTATTCTCTTAGGACTCACCGATGATCCAGAGTTGCAGATTCtgctcttcattttatttttattggtttatATAATAACTGTGGTGGGAAATCTGAGTATGCTTTTAATCATTACTGTAGATCCTCATCTTCAGACtgccatgtacttcttcctcaggcACCTGTCCTTTGTAGATCTCTGCTTTTCCACAATTATTGTCCCTCAAACATTAATCAATTTCCTAtcagaaaaaaaagtaatttctttCTTTGGCTGTGCAGCTcaaatgtttttttctgctgGAATGGGAGGGTCAGAGGCATTGATTCTTGCCATTATGTCTTATGATCGCTATGTCGCCATATGCAACCCGCTGCTTTATACGGTTGTAATGACAAACAAGGTTTGCATTTGTTTGGTAACCAGTGCCTATACTGGTGGCTTCCTCAATGCCCTGATACACACAGTCAGTACCTTCAGTCTGTCCTTCTGTAGATCCAATCACATCACtcatttcttctgtgacctcCCAGTCCTGTTAAAGCTTTCCTGCTCCAATACTTTACTGAATGAAATCTTTCTATTTGTCTTTTCTGGCAGTATTCAGGTGGGCACCCTCCTGACCATACTGCTCTCTTATGCTTACATTCTCTCCTCCATCCTGAGGATGCGCTCTGCAGAGGGGAGGCTGAAGGCCTTCAATACCTGTGCCTCCCACTTTCTCTGTGTTACTTTGTTCTATGGCACTATAATGTTCATGTACATGCGGCCCAGTTCACAGTACAGCTTAGATCAGGACAGAGTGGCATCTGTGTTTTACATGGTTGTAATTCCCATGTTAAACCCCCTGATTTACAGTATGAGGAACAAAGATGTAAAAGAAGCCCTGAAGAAACTCATGCATTGGAAAGTTAATATTCTTAAATCAGTTTTGCCACACTAA
- the LOC115075162 gene encoding olfactory receptor 1019-like isoform X2 — protein MLAGNQSSVTEFILLGLTDDPELQILLFILFLLVYIITVVGNLSMLLIITVDPHLQTAMYFFLRHLSFVDLCFSTIIVPQTLINFLSEKKVISFFGCAAQMFFSAGMGGSEALILAIMSYDRYVAICNPLLYTVVMTNKVCICLVTSAYTGGFLNALIHTVSTFSLSFCRSNHITHFFCDLPVLLKLSCSNTLLNEIFLFVFSGSIQVGTLLTILLSYAYILSSILRMRSAEGRLKAFNTCASHFLCVTLFYGTIMFMYMRPSSQYSLDQDRVASVFYMVVIPMLNPLIYSMRNKDVKEALKKLMHWKVNILKSVLPH, from the exons ATGCTGGCTGG GAATCAGTCTTCAGTGACGGAGTTTATTCTCTTAGGACTCACCGATGATCCAGAGTTGCAGATTCtgctcttcattttatttttattggtttatATAATAACTGTGGTGGGAAATCTGAGTATGCTTTTAATCATTACTGTAGATCCTCATCTTCAGACtgccatgtacttcttcctcaggcACCTGTCCTTTGTAGATCTCTGCTTTTCCACAATTATTGTCCCTCAAACATTAATCAATTTCCTAtcagaaaaaaaagtaatttctttCTTTGGCTGTGCAGCTcaaatgtttttttctgctgGAATGGGAGGGTCAGAGGCATTGATTCTTGCCATTATGTCTTATGATCGCTATGTCGCCATATGCAACCCGCTGCTTTATACGGTTGTAATGACAAACAAGGTTTGCATTTGTTTGGTAACCAGTGCCTATACTGGTGGCTTCCTCAATGCCCTGATACACACAGTCAGTACCTTCAGTCTGTCCTTCTGTAGATCCAATCACATCACtcatttcttctgtgacctcCCAGTCCTGTTAAAGCTTTCCTGCTCCAATACTTTACTGAATGAAATCTTTCTATTTGTCTTTTCTGGCAGTATTCAGGTGGGCACCCTCCTGACCATACTGCTCTCTTATGCTTACATTCTCTCCTCCATCCTGAGGATGCGCTCTGCAGAGGGGAGGCTGAAGGCCTTCAATACCTGTGCCTCCCACTTTCTCTGTGTTACTTTGTTCTATGGCACTATAATGTTCATGTACATGCGGCCCAGTTCACAGTACAGCTTAGATCAGGACAGAGTGGCATCTGTGTTTTACATGGTTGTAATTCCCATGTTAAACCCCCTGATTTACAGTATGAGGAACAAAGATGTAAAAGAAGCCCTGAAGAAACTCATGCATTGGAAAGTTAATATTCTTAAATCAGTTTTGCCACACTAA
- the LOC115075254 gene encoding olfactory receptor 1019-like isoform X1: MILLRRTSSMTEFILLGLTNDPELQILLFILFSLVYIITILGNIGMLVVITRDPHLQTAMYFFLRHLSFVDLCYSTVIVPKTLIDFLSERKVISFLGCAVQMFFFVGMGASEGLILALMSYDRYVAICNPLLYTNVMTNKICIHLVTSAYIGGFLNSLIQTASTFSLSFCRSNQITHFFCDIPPLLKLSCSDISLNEILLFVFCGSIQVGTLLIILISYAYILCSILRMRSAEGRHKAFNTCASHFLCVTLFYGTVIFMYMRPSSRYTLNQDRVASVFYTVIIPMLNPMIYSLRNKDVKEALRKVISRKVNIFT; the protein is encoded by the exons ATGATCCTCCTAcgcaggaca TCCTCAATGACCGAGTTCATTCTGTTAGGACTCACCAATGATCCAGAACTTCAGATTCTGCTCTTCATTCTATTTTCATTGGTTTATATAATAACAATATTAGGTAATATTGGCATGCTTGTAGTCATTACGAGAGACCCTCATCTTCAGACTGCCATGTACTTCTTTCTCAGGCATCTGTCCTTTGTAGATCTCTGTTATTCGACAGTTATTGTGCCTAAAACGCTAATTGATTTCTTGTCAGAGAGGAAAGTCATTTCATTCCTTGGCTGTGCAGTTCAAATGTTTTTCTTTGTGGGAATGGGTGCCTCAGAAGGATTGATTCTTGCCCTTATGTCTTATGATCGCTATGTCGCCATATGCAACCCGCTGCTTTATACAAATGTAATGACAAACAAGATTTGCATTCATTTGGTAACCAGTGCCTACATTGGTGGTTTCCTCAATTCTCTGATACAAACAGCCAGTACCTTCAGTCTGTCCTTCTGCAGATCCAATCAGATCACtcatttcttctgtgacatcCCTCCCCTGTTAAAGCTTTCCTGCTCTGATATTTCGCTGAATGAAATCTTACTGTTTGTCTTTTGTGGCAGTATTCAGGTGGGCACACTCCTGATCATCCTGATCTCTTATGCTTATATTCTCTGCTCCATCCTGAGGATGCGCTCTGCAGAGGGGAGGCATAAGGCCTTCAACACCTGTGCCTCCCACTTTCTCTGTGTGACCTTGTTCTATGGCACTGTGATCTTCATGTATATGAGGCCGAGTTCACGGTACACCCTAAACCAGGACAGGGTGGCATCTGTGTTTTACACGGTCATAATCCCCATGCTAAACCCCATGATCTACAGTCTGAGGAACAAGGATGTAAAAGAAGCCCTGAGGAAAGTCATAAGTAGGAAAGTCAATATTTTTACATGA
- the LOC115075298 gene encoding olfactory receptor-like protein OLF1 codes for MEGGNQTIVSEFILLGLTDDPKLQIILFVLLLLVYIITLMGNIGIIVLTATNSHLQTPMYFFLSNLSFSDLCYSSAITPNTLHHFLAARKSISFIGCATQMYFFVAFATTENFLLGVMAYDRYVAICNPLLYPVIMNKRVCNQLAAGAYVGGLLQSCIQTGCTFHLVFCRSNVINHFFCDIPPLFHLSCTDISINIIVIFIFGGLATLICFFTIIISYVYILTTILRIHSAMGRRKAFNTCVSHFICVTIFYGTVIFMYFRPNSSSYALDQDRVASVFYSVVIPMLNPLIYSLRNKEVINALKKALLKYRRPSDINLEEPKNINK; via the exons ATGGAAGGTGGGAATCAGACTATTGTGAGTGAGTTCATTCTCCTGGGACTCACTGATGATCCAAAGCTGCAGATTATACTCTTTGTGTTGTTACTATTGGTCTATATTATTACCTTGATGGGCAATATTGGTATTATTGTACTAACAGCTACTAATTCTCACCTTCAGActcccatgtacttcttcctgaGTAACTTATCTTTCTCTGATCTGTGTTATTCCTCAGCTATCACTCCTAACACGTTACATCATTTTTTAGCAGCGAGGAAATCTATCTCCTTTATTGGTTGTGCCACACAAATGTATTTCTTTGTAGCATTTGCCACAACTGAAAATTTCCTCCTTGGAGTAATGGCATATGATCGTTATGTAGCAATATGCAACCCCCTGCTTTATCCAGTGATTATGAACAAGAGGGTATGCAATCAGTTGGCAGCTGGGGCTTATGTAGGTGGCCTCCTTCAATCATGTATACAGACAGGTTGTACATTTCATTTGGTCTTCTGTAGATCCAATgtgatcaatcatttcttctgtgacatcCCCCCACTTTTCCATCTCTCCTGCACTGATATCTCTATTAATATAATTGTAATCTTCATTTTCGGTGGGCTAGCCACATTGATCTGCTTTTTCACCATCATCATCTCTTATGTTTATATCCTCACTACCATCCTAAGGATCCATTCTGCCATGGGAAGACGCAAAGCTTTCAACACTTGTGTCTCAcacttcatctgtgtcaccataTTCTATGGGACAGTCATCTTCATGTACTTCAGACCTAACTCTTCGAGTTATGCCCTAGATCAGGACCGAGTGGCTTCTGTATTTTATAGTGTTGTGATTCCTATGTTAAATCCATTGATTTACAGCCTTAGGAACAAGGAGGTGATCAACGCACTGAAAAAAGC tcttctaaagtatcgcaggcctagCGATATTAACTTGGAGGagccaaaaaatataaataaatga